The genomic DNA GAAGGGCatcttttttgactttgagAGTTCGACGGACGAACGACGCTTCCGTCGGCCCTTGCTTACAGAGGCGGAACAAGAGCGTATGAGCCAATGGCTTGTTTCAAGCGTCCCACCGGAGTCTGCCCTGCAGTTACTGACTCGCATTGACGATCTGTGTGAGAAGGCGGCTCCTTTTCGGGATCTACAGGTGGATTGTGGGCCTTTCGGGGCGTTCAGATTGAGTCAATTACCTTCCGCTCCTTCACCGGATATCgttccagaagaaacacTGGATCCATTGAGCAGTAGCCCACCAGAGGACGTGGTTAGATTCGACGACGATTTCACAGCTTCATCAGAACCCCCATTGACGCCGCGTACTCAGAGAATCCTCGAGTCAATATTCGGCCAGGCGCCCAACCCGACATCCCCAGATACGGATACAGGAGACATGGCAATGGACCTCTGTCGCATTGAAGCCGTGCTCAACGATGCACCTCTATCCAACTTCCAAGACTTCCCCATGACATCCATGACAGCAGAACAACAGCCCCAGTACCTACACAATACCGACCTAGCCCCAATACCTCCCCCAAACCCCTGTTTCTCCCTAACGACGACCAGCAAAACAGTCCCCCAAGAAGTAATGCTCTTACTAAAACACTACACAACAACCGTGATAAGCCTCATGACCCCAATCCGCCACGCAAAAACCCCCTGGcacatcctcttcatcccCCACGCCAAGACCTGTCTCGCAGCCCTCACTCTAAACGAAGACCTCGACAACGCCAGCCTAGCAGCCTTCTACGGCATACTGGCAATCAGCGCATTCAGCCTCAGCGGCCTCTCCCAGTCCCAGATGTGGCTGGCCCAGGGAACCGCCTACAAGCAACAAGCGCTTAAACACGCCAAACTAATGTTGAGAACGGCATACGATATTCCAAAAGTGTCCAAGTATAAATCCACAATGATCGCCCTCCTCACCATGGTCTATGTATCAATGTTCTCTGTCGACAGGGAGCAAACAGAATACTTCTTCCTGGAAACGGAAAGACTTATTAGGTTGCGGGGTCTGAAACGGAAGAAATCACGCAAGGTCCGTCTGCTCCACCATTGCTATGCCTTCGAGCGGTTCTTCTACGAGAGTACCTTTACGGGAGGTATGAACTCACGCCAACGACATTATTTCCGGCGATCTATTGAATCGAGCGGTCTGGCTCAATATAGTAGAGATGACCTTTCCTTCCGGCTACGCGGATGGGAGAATCTCGATCAGGAGATGATGGAAGTGAAGAGTCAGGAAGACGGGGAAAATGATTTACATCTTGAACGGCCGGGGATCTTCTCGGCGACTCTGTACCCTGAGATCTTTGGCGTCCCGGAATCATGGGTTCAGTTGTTATCATTGGTGATTCGGCTCgggagggagaaagataTCGCAGAGAGTCATGATCTGCCGAATCCACTTACTTTGAAAGACTTTTCGAGTCGGGCGAAGGCAATTGAGAGGCGGATTAATAACCTCGAACGGCCGGGTCAAGCCCAGCTTGATGAGCATTTGAATGATATGCTTGATGCGATGCACCAGGCGTTGTCTATCTACTTCTACCGAAGGGTGTATGATATGGAAGCTTCGATACTGCAGCAGAAGGTCATTGCTGTCAGGGATTGTCTGTGGCGTTGTGCGGATCCTCCTATGTTGCATGCCTCTGCCGGGGTTATTTGGGCTGCTTTTATTGCTGCTTGTGAGGCTGAGGATCGGGAGCTGCAGATGTCGTTTTCGAAATGGTTCCAGGATTCGGCGCAGCGCAGTGGGTTATCTTCGTTTCGGGAGACAATGACTCGGATTGAGAAAATCTGGAGAGAGAAACGTTGTGGGAATGGGATCAGTGCCACATGGCTTAATTTGATGAGAATAGATGCTTCTTTTACGGTAGGATAGCAGGTAGGAAGTCACAATAGTagtcaaaagaaagcatATAGCATTTGGAAATCTCAAGATTCACCCATAACTCCAACCATAGCCCATAGACCTAACGCTGCGTGTACCCCCCATCCACGAAAAGCGCCGTCCCCGTAACAAACGAACTCCTCCCCCCAGAAAGATAAACCACTCCATCCGCAATCTCTCGCGGCTCTCCCATCCGCTGCATTGGCACAGCAGT from Aspergillus oryzae RIB40 DNA, chromosome 7 includes the following:
- a CDS encoding Zn(II)2Cys6 transcription factor (predicted protein), coding for MATLTDEQSIQSHPTRTRSFGGCTTCRSRHVKCDEGRPTCAMCRYFGFVCAGYEKGIFFDFESSTDERRFRRPLLTEAEQERMSQWLVSSVPPESALQLLTRIDDLCEKAAPFRDLQVDCGPFGAFRLSQLPSAPSPDIVPEETLDPLSSSPPEDVVRFDDDFTASSEPPLTPRTQRILESIFGQAPNPTSPDTDTGDMAMDLCRIEAVLNDAPLSNFQDFPMTSMTAEQQPQYLHNTDLAPIPPPNPCFSLTTTSKTVPQEVMLLLKHYTTTVISLMTPIRHAKTPWHILFIPHAKTCLAALTLNEDLDNASLAAFYGILAISAFSLSGLSQSQMWLAQGTAYKQQALKHAKLMLRTAYDIPKVSKYKSTMIALLTMVYVSMFSVDREQTEYFFLETERLIRLRGLKRKKSRKVRLLHHCYAFERFFYESTFTGGMNSRQRHYFRRSIESSGLAQYSRDDLSFRLRGWENLDQEMMEVKSQEDGENDLHLERPGIFSATLYPEIFGVPESWVQLLSLVIRLGREKDIAESHDLPNPLTLKDFSSRAKAIERRINNLERPGQAQLDEHLNDMLDAMHQALSIYFYRRVYDMEASILQQKVIAVRDCLWRCADPPMLHASAGVIWAAFIAACEAEDRELQMSFSKWFQDSAQRSGLSSFRETMTRIEKIWREKRCGNGISATWLNLMRIDASFTVG